The stretch of DNA CCCGACAGGCGCTCCTTCAGGCGGGGAAACAGGTGCAGGACATAGTCGAGCTCGCTCGCCGCGGACTTCAGGCCGCGGCGGTAGGCACCCAGTTCCAGGTTTTCCAGGATTGTCATGGTGGTGAGGATGGCCCGGCCCTCGGGCACCTGCACGATGCCGCGCGCGACGATCTGGTGCGGCTTGAGCGGGGTGATGTCCTCGCCCTCGAACAAGACCTTGCCGCGACGCTTGGGCACCAGGCCCGAGAGCGAGAGCAGGGTGGTCGACTTGCCGGCGCCGTTGGCGCCGACCAGGGCGGTGACTTCGCCGGCGTTCAGCGTGAAGTCGATGCCGCGCACGGCTTCGATGTGGCCGTAGTTGATCTCCAGGCCGCGCACTTCCAGCATGGCTTGACTGCTGCTGTTACTCATAGGGGTGCCCTCCTGTCGCTGCGCGACTGCCT from Bordetella sp. FB-8 encodes:
- a CDS encoding ABC transporter ATP-binding protein, with translation MSNSSSQAMLEVRGLEINYGHIEAVRGIDFTLNAGEVTALVGANGAGKSTTLLSLSGLVPKRRGKVLFEGEDITPLKPHQIVARGIVQVPEGRAILTTMTILENLELGAYRRGLKSAASELDYVLHLFPRLKERLSGLAGNLSGGEQQMLAIGRALMAKPRLLFLDEPSMGLAPIVVQEIFRALRAINGTGLTLFLVEQNVRQALKIAQHGYVLENGAMALTGTGRELLGHPRVLQAYLGG